Proteins encoded together in one Ipomoea triloba cultivar NCNSP0323 chromosome 4, ASM357664v1 window:
- the LOC116016569 gene encoding retinoblastoma-related protein 1 isoform X2 encodes MEQPSEPCSHSGDGTCMGGADPLEVRFTDFCKNELRMDGGALVQATTLFSDSKNILLKNVSAIGIGTVLRAAKLNMADFFKELPHFILKVGPILSNLYGTDWEKRLEAKELQTNFMHLSHLSKYYKRAFQEFFLTSDANVDNNPTSANSTGSISDYHRFGWLLFLSLRVHVYGRYKDLVTCTNGLLSVLAILIIHVPVRFRRFNFNETTRFVMNGDKVDLFASLCKIYETSEDELRKTIDKVNNLITEKLKKNSCLATECQTDNLKNIDTDGLIFFGDLMEESSLSSNTSILEKDYDNAICNNGELDERIFINEDDCLLALGSLSGGAINMCGIKRKFDSFASPTKTVMSPLSPYRSPVASHKNTIRDSGCSNMAATPVSTAMSTAKWLRTVISPLPAKPSVELEKFFSLCDRDITADVIRRAQIILETVFPCSGPAEHCLAGSLQSTNLMDNTWAEQRRSEALKLYYRVLQAMCIAESEILHAKNLTSLLTNERFHRCMLACSAELVLATHKTVTMLFPAVLERTGITAFDLSKVIESFIRHEDSLPRELRRHLNSLEERLLEKMVWEKGSSMYNSLTIARPALSAEINRLGLLAEPMPSLDAIALHSNSSPGSLPPVPSLQKHESCPDQNCDIKSPKRVCIEYRSVLVERNSFTSPVKDRLLALSNLKPKAPLPVLQSAFASPTRPNPSGGGETCAETAINIFFGKIVKLAAVRINGMVERLQLPQHIRENVYCLFQKILNHHTTLFVNRHIDQIILCCFYGVAKISQLNLTFKEIIYNYRKQPHCKPQVFRSVYVDWTSARRNGKMGPDHVDIIAFYNEIFIPDVKPLLVELAPTGAAQKNKNIAEATNSNDGQCPMSPKTSPFPSLPDMSPKKVSATRNVYVSPLRSSKMDTLISQGSKSYYACVGESTHAYQSPSKDLSAINNRLNAGGRKLRGALNFDDVDAGLVSDSLVANSLYLQNGNSGSSPCLAVKSEQPDS; translated from the exons ATGGAGCAACCTAGCGAGCCTTGCAGTCATTCTGGAGATGGAACCTGCATGGGAGGTGCAGACCCTTTGGAAGTTCGATTTACTGATTTCTGCAAG AATGAATTGCGTATGGACGGGGGCGCTTTGGTTCAAGCAACCACACTCTTTAGTGACAGCAAAAATATTTTACTGAAAAATGTTTCTGCTATAGGAATCGGCACG GTTTTACGGGCTGCAAAGCTTAA CATGGCAGACTTTTTCAAAGAACTTCCTCATTTCATTCTCAAGGTTGGTCCAATACTAAGCAACCTTTATGGTACAGATTGGGAGAAAAGACTTGAG GCAAAGGAATTACAGACAAACTTTATGCACTTGAGCCATTTGAGCAA GTATTACAAACGTGCATTTCAAGAGTTTTTCTTGACAAGTGATGCCAATGTAGACAACAACCCAACAAGTGCTAATTCTACTGGCAGCATTTCGGACTATCATCGATTTGGATGGTTGCTATTTCTTTCACTTCGCGTCCATGTGTATGGCCGCTATAAGGACCTTGTGACTTGCACAAACGGTTTACTTTCAGTGTTG GCTATCTTGATAATTCATGTTCCTGTTCGTTTTAGACGTTTCAACTTCAATGAAACTACCCGCTTTG TTATGAACGGAGACAAAGTAGACCTGTTTGCATCACTTTGCAAAATTTATGAGACATCAGAAGACGAGTTGAGGAAGACGATAGACAAAGTTAACAATCTTATAACAGAAAAGTTGAAGAAGAATTCTTGCTTGGCCACTGAGTGTCAGACTGACAACTTGAAGAATATTGATACAG ATGGTTTGATCTTCTTTGGTGACTTGATGGAAGAATCATCTTTGTCTTCTAACACTAGCATTTTAGAAAAAGATTATGACAACGCGATATGCAACAATGGTGAATTGGATGAGAGGATCTTTATCAACGAGGACGATTGCTTGCTTGCATTAGGGAGCTTATCTGGAGGTGCAATTAATATGTGTGGCATTAAG AGGAAATTTGACTCCTTTGCATCTCCAACAAAGACAGTAATGAGCCCCCTATCTCCTTACCGATCTCCAGTGGCATCTCATAAGAACACTATTCGTGATAGTGGCTGCTCAAACATGGCTGCTACTCCTGTAAGCACAGCAATGTCAACTGCAAAGTGGCTACGCACTGTCATCTCTCCACTTCCGGCCAAGCCATCAGTGGAGCTGGAGAAATTCTTTTCATTGTGTGATAGGGATATAACAGCTGATGTGATACGGAGGGCTCAGATTATACTGGAGACTGTTTTTCCTTGTAGTGGACCAGCTGAGCATTGTTTGGCTGGAAGCCTGCAAAGCACTAACTTAATGGACAACACATGGGCTGAGCAACGTAGATCTGAGGCTCTGAAATTATATTACAGGGTCCTGCAAGCAATGTGCATAGCAGAATCTGAAATCTTACATGCAAAAAATTTAACTTCTTTGCTAACTAATGAGAGGTTTCATAGATGTATGCTTGCATGTTCAGCAGAACTAGTTCTTGCTACACATAAGACAGTAACTATGTTGTTTCCAGCAGTTTTGGAGAGAACAGGAATCACAGCTTTTGATCTTAGTAAGGTTATAGAGAGTTTTATTAGGCATGAGGATAGTCTTCCTCGAGAATTGAGACGACATTTGAATTCTCTGGAAGAAAGGCTTCTGGAGAAAATGGTATGGGAAAAGGGCTCTTCAATGTACAACTCTTTGACAATTGCAAGGCCAGCCCTTTCTGCTGAAATTAACCGTTTAGGCCTTCTGGCTGAACCAATGCCATCGTTGGATGCAATTGCATTGCACAGCAACTCATCTCCTGGAAGCTTACCCCCTGTACCTTCTTTACAGAAGCATGAAAGCTGTCCAG ATCAGAATTGTGATATCAAGTCACCCAAAAGAGTATGCATTGAATATCGAAGTGTGTTGGTTGAGCGTAACTCCTTCACCTCACCTGTGAAAGATCGCCTTTTGGCGCTGAGTAATTTGAAACCAAAGGCTCCCCTACCTGTCTTGCAGTCTGCCTTTGCAAG CCCAACAAGGCCAAATCCGAGTGGTGGGGGAGAAACATGTGCAGAAACAGCTATAAATATATTCTTTGGCAAG ATTGTGAAGTTGGCTGCTGTCAGAATTAATGGCATGGTTGAAAGGCTACAGTTACCTCAGCATATAAGAGAGAATGTTTATTGTCTTTTCCAGAAGATCCTTAATCACCACACAACTCTGTTCGTCAACCGCCATATTGACCAAATCATTCTTTGCTGCTTTTATGGAGTGGCCAAG ATTTCACAACTTAACCTCACCTTCAAAGAAATTATATACAACTACAGAAAACAGCCACATTGCAAACCACAAGTTTTTCGTAGTGTTTACGTTGATTGGACATCAGCGCGCCGCAATGGG AAGATGGGTCCTGATCATGTTGATATCATCGCCTTTTACAATGAAATATTCATTCCTGATGTAAAGCCACTTCTAGTTGAACTAGCCCCAACTGGAGCAGCCCAAAAGAATAAAAACATTGCTGAAGCTACAAATAGTAATGATG GTCAGTGCCCTATGTCACCAAAGACATCACCCTTTCCTAGTCTCCCTGACATGTCTCCAAAAAAAGTATCTGCAACACGTAATGTTTATGTCTCTCCACTGCGCTCATCTAAG
- the LOC116016569 gene encoding retinoblastoma-related protein 1 isoform X1 translates to MEQPSEPCSHSGDGTCMGGADPLEVRFTDFCKNELRMDGGALVQATTLFSDSKNILLKNVSAIGIGTPEDAERYWFAFVLFSVKKLNEREADNSNHNTDGFGFNLCQVLRAAKLNMADFFKELPHFILKVGPILSNLYGTDWEKRLEAKELQTNFMHLSHLSKYYKRAFQEFFLTSDANVDNNPTSANSTGSISDYHRFGWLLFLSLRVHVYGRYKDLVTCTNGLLSVLAILIIHVPVRFRRFNFNETTRFVMNGDKVDLFASLCKIYETSEDELRKTIDKVNNLITEKLKKNSCLATECQTDNLKNIDTDGLIFFGDLMEESSLSSNTSILEKDYDNAICNNGELDERIFINEDDCLLALGSLSGGAINMCGIKRKFDSFASPTKTVMSPLSPYRSPVASHKNTIRDSGCSNMAATPVSTAMSTAKWLRTVISPLPAKPSVELEKFFSLCDRDITADVIRRAQIILETVFPCSGPAEHCLAGSLQSTNLMDNTWAEQRRSEALKLYYRVLQAMCIAESEILHAKNLTSLLTNERFHRCMLACSAELVLATHKTVTMLFPAVLERTGITAFDLSKVIESFIRHEDSLPRELRRHLNSLEERLLEKMVWEKGSSMYNSLTIARPALSAEINRLGLLAEPMPSLDAIALHSNSSPGSLPPVPSLQKHESCPDQNCDIKSPKRVCIEYRSVLVERNSFTSPVKDRLLALSNLKPKAPLPVLQSAFASPTRPNPSGGGETCAETAINIFFGKIVKLAAVRINGMVERLQLPQHIRENVYCLFQKILNHHTTLFVNRHIDQIILCCFYGVAKISQLNLTFKEIIYNYRKQPHCKPQVFRSVYVDWTSARRNGKMGPDHVDIIAFYNEIFIPDVKPLLVELAPTGAAQKNKNIAEATNSNDGQCPMSPKTSPFPSLPDMSPKKVSATRNVYVSPLRSSKMDTLISQGSKSYYACVGESTHAYQSPSKDLSAINNRLNAGGRKLRGALNFDDVDAGLVSDSLVANSLYLQNGNSGSSPCLAVKSEQPDS, encoded by the exons ATGGAGCAACCTAGCGAGCCTTGCAGTCATTCTGGAGATGGAACCTGCATGGGAGGTGCAGACCCTTTGGAAGTTCGATTTACTGATTTCTGCAAG AATGAATTGCGTATGGACGGGGGCGCTTTGGTTCAAGCAACCACACTCTTTAGTGACAGCAAAAATATTTTACTGAAAAATGTTTCTGCTATAGGAATCGGCACG CCCGAGGATGCGGAACGGTATTGGTTTGCTTTTGTTCTATTCTCTGTCAAAAAGTTGAATGAGAGGGAAGCAGATAATTCAAACCACAATACTGATGGATTTGGATTTAATTTATGCCAGGTTTTACGGGCTGCAAAGCTTAA CATGGCAGACTTTTTCAAAGAACTTCCTCATTTCATTCTCAAGGTTGGTCCAATACTAAGCAACCTTTATGGTACAGATTGGGAGAAAAGACTTGAG GCAAAGGAATTACAGACAAACTTTATGCACTTGAGCCATTTGAGCAA GTATTACAAACGTGCATTTCAAGAGTTTTTCTTGACAAGTGATGCCAATGTAGACAACAACCCAACAAGTGCTAATTCTACTGGCAGCATTTCGGACTATCATCGATTTGGATGGTTGCTATTTCTTTCACTTCGCGTCCATGTGTATGGCCGCTATAAGGACCTTGTGACTTGCACAAACGGTTTACTTTCAGTGTTG GCTATCTTGATAATTCATGTTCCTGTTCGTTTTAGACGTTTCAACTTCAATGAAACTACCCGCTTTG TTATGAACGGAGACAAAGTAGACCTGTTTGCATCACTTTGCAAAATTTATGAGACATCAGAAGACGAGTTGAGGAAGACGATAGACAAAGTTAACAATCTTATAACAGAAAAGTTGAAGAAGAATTCTTGCTTGGCCACTGAGTGTCAGACTGACAACTTGAAGAATATTGATACAG ATGGTTTGATCTTCTTTGGTGACTTGATGGAAGAATCATCTTTGTCTTCTAACACTAGCATTTTAGAAAAAGATTATGACAACGCGATATGCAACAATGGTGAATTGGATGAGAGGATCTTTATCAACGAGGACGATTGCTTGCTTGCATTAGGGAGCTTATCTGGAGGTGCAATTAATATGTGTGGCATTAAG AGGAAATTTGACTCCTTTGCATCTCCAACAAAGACAGTAATGAGCCCCCTATCTCCTTACCGATCTCCAGTGGCATCTCATAAGAACACTATTCGTGATAGTGGCTGCTCAAACATGGCTGCTACTCCTGTAAGCACAGCAATGTCAACTGCAAAGTGGCTACGCACTGTCATCTCTCCACTTCCGGCCAAGCCATCAGTGGAGCTGGAGAAATTCTTTTCATTGTGTGATAGGGATATAACAGCTGATGTGATACGGAGGGCTCAGATTATACTGGAGACTGTTTTTCCTTGTAGTGGACCAGCTGAGCATTGTTTGGCTGGAAGCCTGCAAAGCACTAACTTAATGGACAACACATGGGCTGAGCAACGTAGATCTGAGGCTCTGAAATTATATTACAGGGTCCTGCAAGCAATGTGCATAGCAGAATCTGAAATCTTACATGCAAAAAATTTAACTTCTTTGCTAACTAATGAGAGGTTTCATAGATGTATGCTTGCATGTTCAGCAGAACTAGTTCTTGCTACACATAAGACAGTAACTATGTTGTTTCCAGCAGTTTTGGAGAGAACAGGAATCACAGCTTTTGATCTTAGTAAGGTTATAGAGAGTTTTATTAGGCATGAGGATAGTCTTCCTCGAGAATTGAGACGACATTTGAATTCTCTGGAAGAAAGGCTTCTGGAGAAAATGGTATGGGAAAAGGGCTCTTCAATGTACAACTCTTTGACAATTGCAAGGCCAGCCCTTTCTGCTGAAATTAACCGTTTAGGCCTTCTGGCTGAACCAATGCCATCGTTGGATGCAATTGCATTGCACAGCAACTCATCTCCTGGAAGCTTACCCCCTGTACCTTCTTTACAGAAGCATGAAAGCTGTCCAG ATCAGAATTGTGATATCAAGTCACCCAAAAGAGTATGCATTGAATATCGAAGTGTGTTGGTTGAGCGTAACTCCTTCACCTCACCTGTGAAAGATCGCCTTTTGGCGCTGAGTAATTTGAAACCAAAGGCTCCCCTACCTGTCTTGCAGTCTGCCTTTGCAAG CCCAACAAGGCCAAATCCGAGTGGTGGGGGAGAAACATGTGCAGAAACAGCTATAAATATATTCTTTGGCAAG ATTGTGAAGTTGGCTGCTGTCAGAATTAATGGCATGGTTGAAAGGCTACAGTTACCTCAGCATATAAGAGAGAATGTTTATTGTCTTTTCCAGAAGATCCTTAATCACCACACAACTCTGTTCGTCAACCGCCATATTGACCAAATCATTCTTTGCTGCTTTTATGGAGTGGCCAAG ATTTCACAACTTAACCTCACCTTCAAAGAAATTATATACAACTACAGAAAACAGCCACATTGCAAACCACAAGTTTTTCGTAGTGTTTACGTTGATTGGACATCAGCGCGCCGCAATGGG AAGATGGGTCCTGATCATGTTGATATCATCGCCTTTTACAATGAAATATTCATTCCTGATGTAAAGCCACTTCTAGTTGAACTAGCCCCAACTGGAGCAGCCCAAAAGAATAAAAACATTGCTGAAGCTACAAATAGTAATGATG GTCAGTGCCCTATGTCACCAAAGACATCACCCTTTCCTAGTCTCCCTGACATGTCTCCAAAAAAAGTATCTGCAACACGTAATGTTTATGTCTCTCCACTGCGCTCATCTAAG